The stretch of DNA ACGGGTGGGGGAGCCGCGGCAGAGAAAGAAGTCGCGGTGGGCTGCACGTTGTGCCGATCAATTTCATGTGGGAAAAAGATTTTCAGGGGACGGCGGGTGCTTGAAAATTGCCGTAGAGGGTAGAGGCGTCGGCTGTGGATGCACGGCAATTGTTGGCGTCCAGTAGGTGAGAGGGTCCAGCGAGAGAAAGATAAGCTGAGAGGCTAGTTGTAGAGTCTCAATTCACCAatatgaaaatcctaatttgtttcaaattttaaattagaaagaattcaaaattaattaataacccataatttaattttaatctcaaTTAAAGCCCATTGTATACATTGTACAATAAAATTATTGTCTCCTCATACTTTTCCTTATAGAAAATTtggttctctctctctttaaaaATTACAGAACTTCCACTTTTAATACcttaattagaatattttttaatttttcttttcttttttgatgaACACcttaattcttttgtttttggcagcaaaatataaatattttgtcAATAGGTCCTTGGAGGCgttgatgaattgatgatccCAAAAGGAGGAATTGAGAAAGACGCTTCTGCTACCGCCTCGTTCATCTTTCGTCACGCTCTCTTTTTGTTTCGTTACTCTGAACAAAGATTGAATGCCAACAATGGAAGCTGGTGAAGTTGCTGTGTTTGTGGACACCAATTTTGGCACTCGCATTGCTTTCAAAGCCTTTCCCCACGTTACAGTCGCATCACTCAAAAGTATCATCcaatctctctttcttttccgTCATGAgttctttgttagttttatgaatcctcaaatttcaatttatatCTTAGTTGTAACTTTAATGTACTTATTATTGTGAGAGGGAAACAAGTTTGGTCAATCTTTTTTGTTGTGAATCTTTTGCATGTGCCCTGAATGTTCTCCTCATAGAGTTTGTACCTTGTTAGAgccatttgaattttttattttattagttctaATCTTTGTTTATATCCTCATTCAAGGTTTTATCAGCATCTAGTGTGGACTGTGCTGGAAGGGAAGTTGGTTGAATTTCTTCTTTTAGTTTAGGTTTAGAGACAGTATGTCAAATCAAATTGTTCTTTTAATTGCTTCATTAACTAGTAATACTAACATTATACTGGAGGAGTGTATCGTTGGATCCACGAGTCTATGATTATTAAGTTAGATATATTTACCACCTGGCAATGTCTTTGCAAAATTTTTAGTGGAAGTTATCCGATGATAATGTCATCACGGTTCTTCGTTTTTCCTGCATTGTTTGGAATTCTTCCTTGGGGATGCAAATTCCGTTTGAAATGGCATGTTCAAAATCTAGTGTTCTTTGAGTTTTGTAGTCtttcttttattgattaaatgcAGTTTAACTAAGAGTTCATTTGTTCTGACATTAGAAATGATTGATGTGATGATTGTTCTTCAGGAGACTTTGCGAGAGTACACCTCGGATGTTTACCAGATACAGGAGAAATCCAAGTTAATGGATTAATGGTAAGTTCTTAATGTTTAGGTATCTATGCTTTGTATATGAACTTGTTCAACAAGCAGTTTGTGCTCAAGAAATTACTGCATATTCTGCTAGGTCAAGCGAAAATCATGCTTCTACTACCTGCCAGATTCCCTGCCTATAAAGCATGTTTTCCCCAAGATGAGGAGAACATGGTTTCTTCACATGGACATTCAGCATTTAACGCGTTTGCATATTCCATGTTCACCCTGTGGCATAGCCATTCTTTCCAAACGCCAGGGCTTGATGACCTCAAATGGTGAGAACAAAGGTATATGCAATAGTGAGGAAAAAAGAGCGGAAGGGTTCTGCAAAAATTACATGCAAAATGCAGCTGGTGGAACTCTAGAAGACGAAAAACCTACCGGCACCACCGAGAAGAGTCAATATTTGAAGGAAGAAAATAAAGTTGAAAATCAGGCTGTGTTGCATGCAAACTCAATGCAAGGCAGTCTCAGTAAGATGTCAACACAAGTGATATCAGTgtcagccataatcaataaataCTTTCTGGGCTTCAATGGGATTGACAATATTAATAGTTCTCCAAACTCGGACTTTACATCCAATGCTGTTCACAGTGATATCGAAGTTCAATCAAAAGCTACACCACAGAGTTGTTTGAAAAGACGAATCAATATTCCGGCACCGGTAACTCCCAAAACAGCTCCACCTGTTCTGCATGCTGCATTTCGGGTTGACTTGGTTTCCAAAAAAGCAGGGCCTAAAAGGAGAAGATCCAGAAAACATGCTCCGTTTCATGCTGACTTGGTTTCCAAAGAGAGAAAATCCAGAGTTGGGAAGCGTCTTCTTGTCGCTTCTCAAAGTCTTGGGGTTTCTCCCATCAAGGATAGTTCCATACTTTTTTGTAAActtaaaaatagaaatcaaaTAGAGCAGAAATCTCAGATCAATGGTTCAATATTTTCTCTTAGTGATAGTGACAGTGATAGTTGACATTGTAGTGTAAACTAAAATATGATCTGAACTACTGTATTTTGATCTACTTATGCGTGTAGCTTGGATGTAACAGAATCTTAGTTCATAACTTATAGATTAGAAAAAAGCAGGATTGTCAAGTGGAGTGGGAAGGTCATGTAATGAAGCATTAAATGTTGCATCCTGCAGCTGGATATTGTACACAAAACTAAGGGATATGGAGTTCAGAAATAGGATCAATTGTAATGTTGGCTGGTTGGTTGGTTATCTTTTTGTTGCTTCTGTTTGAACTGTGTACCTTTCCTCACTTCCCATTGTGTTTGAACTTCAAGTGAGTTCATTTTATctaacaaaaaagagaaaaatggtaggaaaaagaaaaagcacaaaTCTCTCTAAGAACACCAAACTCTAACATCAATACGCCTCTCATCTTCTACTCAACAATATCAATATACCTCTTTCTTTAAGATATATGTAAGATTTTAGATtatatttaacatatatttaaaaaaaataatttactccTATTTCAttttagatttgatttttatatacatttaaTATAAACATGTTTTACACAAACATAGGATTACATTACATATTGTCACAAACTCACAATTGCTTTTTTACGTCGACTACACAAATAGTCGTTGAGCTAaacaaaaaactatttttaacttGTACTTTTGAGCTATCTTTCATCTTCacatttatttttgttgacTCCTATAGTTTTAACAGTAAAAACTTTGACCATTTTggtgtcatcatcatcattgtcacGATCAACAGAAAATAATATTCCTAATCATCAAATTTAAGTATGAGTAAAATTACAAGCTGTATCCTAAACTTCATATTGTTACCCTCACTTTTTTACTCAGAACAATTATTAACTAGAGAGAATAGATTATTATTTTcgataataaaaatgtaaactaACTTTATATTATCAAAAACAACCTTTAATAAAATCAACTATCGATAtaaaatattacatatataaaataaataatttaatgattgattttttaatatacCTATAAAACCCTAACACTCCACAATGACAGCAACAATCGTATCCTAATTTGCTTGCACCGCTCACACACATTCTCAAGCCACCTCATTACACAATTTGTTTCTATTCGAACCTTCTCCACCTAAAACCCTCTTCCATTTGTTCACGGATTCATCAGTCAAAAATCGAGTTAAACTCTAAAATTGTCTCTTAGATTGATGTTTTGCACTAAAATCATTTCTGAGATTTCAATTGCACCAATTACattcttgaaattgaaaaaaatgcacCATATTAGTCTCTGACGTATTTTCCATTAACGACATGATGACATGGCATGATGACGTGGACTGTAAGTAACACGTGTCACTTCATGATTTGACTACGTGTAATTGTATGATGATGTGGTGACCAGTGACATGTGGCATGTTGACGTGGATGGTTGTACCACGTGTCACAATGTTATTTGGCTACGTGTCCGGTTGTGCCACGTGACGCAACAGTATTCGTCCACGTGTCATCCATTATGCCATCGTTGTATATGCACCAaactaatccttcattttgcattaagtgactcattttagtccctgaaattgaaTGACGTACACCAAACTAGTCCCTTcaccaatttttttcattttttaaatttaaaattttaatatcttggatacactaatttcaattctattttttcatatatcgtttaaatacaagtgcttttataaaattttttaagattttagttttaattatataatttttttaataatttaacattggtaaattttgtaatatataagtatgttattataaaaaaataattatatgattgattagatatatttttttcataaaaaatgtgtttttaacaagaaattaataattaaaataaatatttttttatgaaatacaCGTTTTTGTTATGTATAAATGAGCTAGATTAAAGAAACTTTAAGCACCCTCACTACCACTTTTGACCTTTGCAGTCTAGACGAAAGAGGTCAGAGATGATAATGAGGAAAGCTTGAAATGCCTTCACGTCAACTCCAAGACGACGGCTATTAGAGGTGTccgcaagaaaaaaaaatattttataaaagtactgAAAGAGGTCGGAGATGGTAGTGAAGGTGTTTGAAAAGCCTTCACGTCAACTCCAAGTCGGCCATTAGGGTATTcgtaagagaaaaaatattttataaaaacacttttatttgaagaacatgtgaaaaaatagaattgaaattaatgcattcaaaaatattgagaatttgaaatttatagaaaaaaaatgagaaaaaactggtgaagggactaatttggtgcacgaCAATTAATT from Arachis duranensis cultivar V14167 chromosome 4, aradu.V14167.gnm2.J7QH, whole genome shotgun sequence encodes:
- the LOC107483726 gene encoding uncharacterized protein LOC107483726, which gives rise to MPTMEAGEVAVFVDTNFGTRIAFKAFPHVTVASLKRDFARVHLGCLPDTGEIQVNGLMVKRKSCFYYLPDSLPIKHVFPKMRRTWFLHMDIQHLTRLHIPCSPCGIAILSKRQGLMTSNGENKGICNSEEKRAEGFCKNYMQNAAGGTLEDEKPTGTTEKSQYLKEENKVENQAVLHANSMQGSLSKMSTQVISVSAIINKYFLGFNGIDNINSSPNSDFTSNAVHSDIEVQSKATPQSCLKRRINIPAPVTPKTAPPVLHAAFRVDLVSKKAGPKRRRSRKHAPFHADLVSKERKSRVGKRLLVASQSLGVSPIKDSSILFCKLKNRNQIEQKSQINGSIFSLSDSDSDS